A window from Felis catus isolate Fca126 chromosome B1, F.catus_Fca126_mat1.0, whole genome shotgun sequence encodes these proteins:
- the USP38 gene encoding ubiquitin carboxyl-terminal hydrolase 38 has product MDKILEGLVSSSHPLPLKRVIVRKVVESAEHWLDEAQCEAMFDLTTRLILEGQDPFQRQVGHQVLEAYARYHRPEFESFFNKTFVLGLLQQGYHSLDRKDVAILDYIHNGLKLIMSCPSVLDLFSLLQVEVLRMVCERPEPQLCARLSDLLSDFVQCIPKGKLSITFCQQLVRTIGHFQCVSTQEKELREYVSQVTKVSNLLQNIWKAEPSTLLPSLQEVFASISSTDASFEPSVALASLVQHIPLQMITVLIRSLTTDPNVKDASMTQALCRMIDWLSWPLAQHVDTWVIALLKGLAAVQKFTILIDVTLLKIELVFNRLWFPLVRPGALAVLSHMLLSFQHSPEAFHLIVPHVVNLVHSFKSDGLPSSTAFLVQLTELIQCMMYHYSGFPDLYEPILEAIKDFPKPSEEKIKLILNQSAWTSQSNSLASCLSRLSGKSETGKTGLINLGNTCYMNSVIQALFMATDFRRQVLSLNLNGCNSLMKKLQHLFAFLAHTQREAYAPRVFFEASRPPWFTPRSQQDCSEYLRFLLDRLHEEEKILQVQSSHKPPSSLGCNETSFQEVASKTAVLTESPCTSEGEKTLIEKMFGGKLRTHICCLNCRSTSQKVEAFTDLSLAFCPSSSIENLSFQDAASSPNTQDGDLMQASIPSEEPGVYSPATAAFVCDSAVNERMSHSPPDEFCCTDNTSVPHESSKILVNKDVPQRPGGGSTPSVTDLLNYFLAPEILTGDNQYYCENCASLQNAEKTMQITEEPEYLILTLLRFSYDQKYHVRRKILDNVSLPLVLELPVKRTTFSSLSESWSIDVDFTDISENLAKKLKSSGTEEACCSRLVPYLLSSVVVHSGISSESGHYYSYARNITGTESSYQMCHQSETLALASSQSHLLGRNSPSAVIEQDLENKEMSKEWFLFNDSRVTFTSFQSVQKITSRFPKDTAYVLLYKKQSSTNSLSGNNSTSGLWVNGDPPLQKELMDAITKDNKLYLQEQELNARARALQAASASCSFRPNGFDDNDPPGSCGPTGGGGGGGFNTVGRLVF; this is encoded by the exons ATGGACAAGATCCTGGAGGGCCTGGTGAGTTCTTCGCACCCACTGCCCCTGAAACGGGTGATTGTGCGGAAGGTGGTGGAATCAGCAGAGCATTGGCTGGACGAGGCGCAGTGCGAAGCCATGTTTGACCTGACTACCCGGCTCATCCTGGAGGGCCAAGACCCCTTTCAACGGCAGGTGGGGCACCAAGTGCTGGAGGCCTATGCACGGTACCACCGGCCGGAGTTCGAGTCCTTCTTCAACAAGACGTTCGTGTTGGGCCTCCTTCAGCAGGGTTACCACTCGCTGGACAGGAAGGACGTAGCCATTCTGGACTACATTCACAACGGCCTGAAGCTGATCATGAGCTGCCCGTCGGTGCTAGACCTCTTCAGCCTGCTTCAAGTGGAGGTGTTACGTATGGTGTGTGAGAGGCCGGAGCCGCAGCTGTGTGCCCGATTGAGCGACCTGCTGAGCGACTTCGTGCAGTGCATCCCCAAGGGAAAATTGTCAATCACCTTCTGTCAACAGCTTGTTCGAACGATAGGCCATTTCCAGTGCGTGTCCACCCAGGAGAAGGAGCTGCGGGAATATGTGTCTCAGGTGACAAAAGTGAGTAACTTGCTGCAGAACATCTGGAAGGCCGAGCCCTCCacactcctcccttccctgcaaGAAGTTTTTGCAAGCATTTCTTCCACAG atgcatCATTTGAACCTTCTGTAGCATTGGCAAGCCTTGTGCAGCATATTCCTCTTCAGATGATTACAGTTCTCATCAGGAGCCTAACTACGGATCCAAATGTAAAAGATGCAAGTATGACCCAAGCTCTTTGCAG aATGATTGACTGGCTGTCCTGGCCATTGGCTCAGCATGTGGACACATGGGTAATTGCACTCCTGAAAGGACTAGCAGCTGTCCAGAAGTTTACTATTTTGATAGATGTTACTTTACTGAAAATAGAACTG gtttttaatCGACTTTGGTTTCCTCTTGTGAGACCTGGTGCTCTTGCAGTTCTTTCACATATGCTGCTTAGTTTTCAGCATTCTCCAGAAGCGTTCCATTTG attGTTCCTCATGTAGTTAATTTGGTTCACTCCTTCAAAAGCGATGGTCTGCCTTCCAGTACAGCCTTCTTAGTGCAGTTAACAGAATTGATACAGTGTATGATGTATCATTATTCTGGATTTCCAGATCTCTACGAACCTATTCTGGAAGCAATAAAG GATTTTCCTAAGCCCAGTGAAGAGAAGATTAAATTAATTCTCAATCAAAGTGCCTGGACTTCTCAATCCAATTCTTTGGCATCTTGCTTGTCTAGACTTTCTGGAAAATCTGAAACTGGGAAAACTGGCCTCATTAATCTAGGAAATACATGTTATATGAACAGTGTTATACAAGCATTGTTTATGGCCACAGA tTTCAGGAGGCAAGTATTATCTTTAAATCTAAATGGGTGCAAttcattaatgaaaaaattacagcatctttttgcctttttggCCCATACACAG AGAGAAGCATATGCACCTCGGGTGTTCTTTGAGGCTTCCAGACCTCCATGGTTTACCCCCAGATCACAGCAAGACTGTTCTGAATACCTCAGGTTTCTGCTAGACAg GCtacatgaagaagaaaagatctTGCAAGTTCAGTCCTCACACAAGCCTCCTTCAAGTCTGGGGTGCAATGAAACTTCTTTCCAAGAAGTGGCAAGCAAGACAGCTGTACTAACAGAGAGCCCTTGTACAAGTGAGGGTGAGAAGACTTTAATAGAAAAAATGTTTGGAGGAAAACTACGAACTCACATATGTTGTTTGAACTGCAGGAGTACCTCACAAAAAGTGGAAGCCTTTACTGATCTTTCACTGGCCTTTTGTCCTTCCTCTTCTATCGAAAATTTATCTTTTCAAGATGCAGCATCATCACCCAATACACAAGATGGCGATCTAATGCAAGCCAGTATACCTTCAGAAGAACCAGGAGTTTATAGTCCAGCAACAGCTGCCTTTGTTTGTGATTCAGCTGTGAATGAAAGAATGTCACACAGTCCTCCTGATGAGTTTTGCTGTACTGATAACACTTCTGTCCCTCATGAATCTAGCAAGATTCTTGTTAATAAAGATGTACCTCAGAGACCAGGAGGTGGAAGCACACCTTCAGTCACCGacttactaaattattttttggcTCCAGAGATTCTTACTGGCGACAACCAGTATTATTGTGAAAACTGTGCCTCTCTGCAGAATGCCGAGAAAACTATGCAAATCACAGAGGAGCCTGAATACCTTATTCTTACTCTCCTGAGATTTTCATATGATCAGAAGTATCATGTGAGAAGAAAAATCCTAGACAATGTGTCCCTGCCACTGGTTTTGGAGTTGCCAGTTAAAAGAACTACTTTCTCTTCATTGTCAGAAAGTTGGTCGATAGATGTTGACTTCACTGATATTAGTGAGAACCTAgctaaaaaattaaagtcttctGGAACTGAAGAAGCTTGCTGCTCCAGATTGGTGCCGTATCTGTTAAGTTCTGTTGTCGTTCACTCTGGTATCTCCTCTGAAAGTGGGCATTACTATTCTTATGCCAGAAACATCACGGGTACAGAGTCCTCATACCAGATGTGCCACCAGTCTGAAACTCTGGCATTAGCGTCCTCCCAGAGTCATTTACTCGGGAGAAATAGTCCCAGTGCAGTTATTGAACAAGatttagaaaataaggaaatgtcaaaagaatggtttttatttaaTGACAGCAGAGTTACATTTACTTCATTTCAGTCAGTGCAGAAAATTACGAGTAGGTTTCCAAAGGACACAGCTTATGTGCTTTTGTATAAAAAACAGAGTAGCACTAATAGTTTAAGTGGTAACAATTCAACCAGTGGACTCTGGGTAAATGGCGACCCACCTCTACAGAAAGAACTTATGGATGCTATAACAAaagacaataaactatatttacaG gaacAAGAGTTGAACGCTCGTGCCCGGGCCCTACAAGCTGCATCTGCCTCATGTTCATTTCGGCCCAATGGATTTGATGACAATGACCCACCAGGAAGCTGTGGACCAActggtggagggggtggaggaggattTAATACTGTTGGCAGACTCGTATTTTAA